GAAAATAATGGCCAATATCCCCCAAGCTTAGCGCCCCCAGCATCGCGTCCATGATTGCATGGGTGAGCACATCCGCATCACTATGGCCATCTAAACCGAGGTGATGGTCGATGGAAATGCCGCCGAGGATCAATGGGCGACCAGAAACAAGGCGGTGGACATCGTAACCATTGCCAATGCGGATTTTCATAGGGGTGCTGCAGTGAACATAAAATCAATGGTTAGGGTAGCATATCCATCTAAACGACCCAGGGTACCGCAGGGGATGTGCTTGGGTGAAAGCGGCAGATAAAAGTACATTTAAAGGCAATTTGTTGTTTATCCCTGTTTGGGTGTAGTTGTGCAGGAGAAAAAAGATGGTGGTAACAGGCCGATGGTGGCAAAGGTCGATAATTGGTACTTTAATCTGTGGCAATATCAGCATTTTTGGTGTGGTTGCCCCTGGGGCGATCGCCCCCAATCGCGTGTTAGCACAGTCGACATCTGAAACCATTAGTACCCAGTCGTTGTTCACGGAGTTGTGGCTCCTGAATCAAAATTTTTTGGCGATCGCCCTGGCCCTAGAAACAATCCCAAGGGATTTGGCGGCGGTCAATGGGGGCACTCAGGAGTTTGAGCCCCAAATAGTTCAGGACTATGGTGCAAGTCTGCAACGGCTCCAAGCCCAGGTCGGTCTGCTCGAAACGCAACTGGTGGGGGTCGAGGATCAGACCCAACGGGCCGCTTTAGGGGAGGCGATCGCCGATTTTGATCGCCATCTCAAAAACCTCGTAGATCTGATTCAACCCCTAGAGACAGGCTTTAACCCTGAGGCGATCCGCCGTATCCAGGAATTTTTAGATTTTTTTGAACAGCGCAATCTCAGCGAGGCGGACTATGGTTTTTATGGCAGTGTGACCCAAACAGAACTGGAAAATTACCTCAATCAGCAGCTCTCGGAGCTCAGGGAAACCCTCAAAACCCTCAATGAAACAGCGACCCAGGGGGCGATCGCCCCAGATTTAGAAACCAGCATTAACTTTCTCTACACCAGCTTGAGCCTGGGGGCTGCCCTTGATGATAGCGACGCGACCTTTCCGGCCCTCATCCAACAGCTGCAACGGGATAACCTCGCCCTCCAGCGTCGCCTCAATACCACCTACTTCTTGTTTGCTTTGGTCCTGTTCCTGACGGGGGGAACCCTTGCCTTTCTATATTTTCAAAAAGCACCACAAAAAAAACACCCCGGTCAACAATATTTTCCAGATGCCGCCCCAGAGCCTTTTGATCTCGATCACCTCGAAGCGACGATCATCAAACGGCTCCAACGCACCTATGAGCTCAAACCCAGGCAAAGTGAGTCGACGCCCACATCAGGGCTAAGGCAAGCTTTTGTCCCACCGGTATCCCCTGAGTTAGACATAGAAACTGCGGCGGCAACGGAGTCGAATGTCACGTCAGATTTTGAAGCGGTGTTTCCGGTGCAATTTTTAAACCCCTATGATGCCCTTGTAGACACCTACAATGCAGATGCCCAGGCGCTGGAATCCCAGGCGATCGCCCTCAGGCCCCAACCATCATCAGCCATCGTTGCACCGCCGGCGGATGAAGCGGAACCTTTTTTATCAAACCTCATGTTTCAAACCCATGACCAGGGCACTTATTGGGCGATCGAGACCCAAGGCCATCACTACCTCGTTCCCCGCGCGGACCTACCGATTGCCACCGATGATCAGGTAATGTTCCAACAGGTTTTTGTCTGCTACGGGAGCTTTGGGCCGACACCCCAAAAGATAAAACTCTTGAAGCCAGCTCGTGTTGCCAGCAGCGACCAAGCAGACCTTTGGGAACTGGTACAACCAGGAATTGTGGTCCTCGAAAATATTGAAACATAGGGCCTTTTAAACGCTATTTTCGCTGGTGGCGGAACATTAAGGGCGATCGCCCAGACAATAGATCCCGTCCAGGCCCTGTGGTGGAAAGCTAAAATTTACCTTAAAATAGCAGCAACTACGGGCAACATTTGCCTCGCTTTATGGTTTTGAGGAGTTTCAATATGAGCCGCGCTAGCATCGCTACGAAGCAACTCGGTGGTTTGGCGATCGCCACGATCCTTTACACAGGACTGGGGAGTCTCTTCCAACCCGTTGCCCAAGCCCAAGCCGCCTACGGGAGCTATCTTGGGGCGGGTGCCAGCGTTGGTGTTGGTGCTGACTGGAACGGTGAAGGTCACCAACTTGGTGCTGTTTTGGCCGCCCGCTACAAATTCTTACGTTCTCCCATTTCTCTCCGCACCCAAGCATTTATTAGTTCCGGAAGCACGGCGATCGTGCCGACGATTTCCTACGATATGCCCTTGAGCTGGCAGCTAGATGCCTATGTGGGGGCGGGCTATTCTTTCGCGACAGGGGATAAGCCTTCTCCCGTGGGCGACAGTAACAGCCTGGTGATTCAACCGGGCCTCGATTATGCTCTCCCCAATAGTAATACAGTAATTTTTACCAATGCAGTCTGGGCCCTTGATGCCTACAAAGGGGAAAATTCCAGCGCCTTATCTCTCCAGGGTGGTCTGGGACTCCGATTCTAAGCGGCGATTTGGCCCATAAAAAAGTACAATTGAACCGTATTGAGGCGATCGCCGGAGGAAACTGAACTGAAATGAATAGCTGTGTCTTCGTAGCCCGTATCCTTGGGGAACCAGAATTGCGCTACACCCCCGAGAACACCCCCCTGACCCAAATTACAGTGGAAGTTCCGGCACTGCGAGAAGGGGATCCTGCTTCTCAACTCAAGGCGATCGGTTGGGGTGATAGCCTCAGCCAAGAAATTCAGCAAAATTACCACGATGGTGATCAGGTCATTTTAGCTGGACGCTTAACCATGAATACCGTAGAGCGGCCAGAAGGCTTTAAGGAAAAAAAAGCAGAATTGGTGATCTCCCAGATCCAAGCCCTCGGTGCTGGGTTACCTGCTATGAACAATACTTCTCCAAGTTACACAAGCCCGGCAGTAGCGGCCCCCGTAACTCCCAGTAATGTTGTGCCCATCAATCCCATGGCAGCCGCTCCGACCCCAGCTTCTGTTCCCAGTGAACCAGAACCTAACCTTGATGACATTCCCTTCTAAGCTGTGAATCTAGGGGATACTATTGTGGCGATCGCCAGTGCGGTCGTGCCGAATCAAGGCAGCATTGGCATTGTACGCCTATCGGGGGAGGCCGCCCTACCCATTGCCCGCCAGCTTTTCCAGGCTCCGGGCCAACAAGTCTGGGAAAGTCACCGTATTCTGTATGGCTATGTGCGCCAACCGCAAACCCAGGCGATCATTGATGAAGCCTTGCTACTGCTGATGTTAGCCCCCCGTTCTTTTACTGCGGAAGATGTGGTGGAATTCCATTGCCACGGCGGGATTATGCCAGTGCAACAGGTGTTGCAGCTCTGTGTAGAGGCAGGTGCTCGCCTGGCTGAACCCGGCGAATTTTCCCTACGAGCTTTTTTAAATGGCCGCATTGACTTGACCCAAGCCGAAAGCGTTGCCGAACTGGTGGGCGCCAAATCACCCCAATCAGCCCGGGTTGCCCTTGCGGGAATCCGGGGTAAACTGGCCCAGCCAATTCGTCAGTTGCGAGATCAATGTCTAGATATTTTGGCCGAGGTGGAAGCCCGCATCGACTTTGAAGATGATTTGCCTCCCCTCGACGAGACGCAAATTCAACGGGACTTAACCCGAGTTCTTGGGGAAGTGGCGCAAATTTTGCAGACTGCTGACCGGGGAGAGCTGTTACGCACGGGTCTAAAAGTGGCGATCGTCGGCCGGCCCAATGTGGGAAAATCTAGCTTATTAAATGCCTGGAGTCGCAGCGATCGCGCCATTGTAACCGACTTGCCAGGAACAACACGGGATGTGGTGGAATCGCAGTTAGTTGTGCAGGGTATTCCGGTGCAAGTGCTGGATACAGCGGGCATTCGGGAAACGGAAGATACTGTTGAAAAAATTGGTGTGGCCCGCTCCTTAGCTGCCTCCCAGCAAGCAGACTTAGTCCTTTTTACCATCGATGCGGCGGCGGGTTGGACCGCTGCGGATCAAGAGATTTTCCAACGGCTGATTGGAACGACTCCTCATCAAGAACGGGAACGTCCCCAGCCAATTTTGTTGGTGATCAATAAAACGGATATTGCCCAGGCGGAAAATATTGTGGTCCCCCCCCAGGTGCAACGGGTCGTCAAAACCGCCGCCGCCCAGAACCAGGGTCTTGATGATCTTGAACAGGCGATCGCCGAACTCGTCCAGGGAGGTCAGGTGGGAGCCGCAGACCTTGACTTTGCGATCAACCAACGCCAAGCAGCAGCCTTGACCCAGGCCCAACAGGCTCTCCTCCAGGTGCAGGAAACAATCACCCAGGCCTTACCCCTCGATTTTTGGACGATTGATTTGCGTAGTGCCGTCCAAGCCCTTGGGGAAATTACCGGGGAAGGGGTAACAGAATCGGTATTAGACCGCATTTTTAGCCGTTTTTGTATCGGGAAATAGCCTCTTCCTTAAGTGCGAATTTCAAACTGATTGAGATAACTGTCCACTTGGTTTGGCAAAAAAGCCCGCTGATCGATGAAGTGTAATTCTGATTTGAGGGGTTCCGGGGGCAGTCGGAGGCCGAAGGCTGGGGCGATTTCTTCGTAAATTTCCGTGGGATAGGCCGCCGCCACCACCTCCAGGGCATTTTCTGGATATGTCCTTAGGTTAAAGTGTTGCCATCGGACCATCTGGGTCAGGAGCCAGAGTCCGTGGGATTGCCAACAATAATTGGCTTGATCCGGAGTCGGCAATTGTCCCCCCTGGCCAAACCAAATGGGACTGTCCCGCCGAGGGATGGGGCGATCGCCTATGCCCCCATAAAAATATTCCCCTCCTAAGAGGGCAATGATTTGGGTGGGCTCAAGCCCTAAATTTGTGGCGAATAAAGCACCGACCGTGGTCGCATTCAGCGGATTTTGGCAATATTGGCAGCCCTCTAGGGTGGCAGCTATCAAGGCTTTGGCGGTGTTGGGATTGGTTTCTAACCAGCCCGCACTGGTGGTAATCACAGGCCCAGGATGTCCTTGCCACACATCTCCTGAAAGGTACTGCACAAATCCGGCCCCGTTGGCGATCGCCTGCTGTCCCCAAGGCTCTTGGCTACAGTAACCCTGGACGACCCCCGCCTGGAGTTTATGGTGGAGTTCTGTGGGAGCAAAGGCCAATAGCTCTAAATCACGGTCTGGATGGAAACCCATCTCGGCCCACCAATATCGATAAAGATAGGCGGCTACGCTGTATTGATCATCGACAGCAAAGGTTTTATCCGGTAGAGCCCGCACATAACTGCGGTAGGCGGCCGCAAATTCTGGGAAGTTAGCATAATCGATCCCCGCCCGGATATTACTGTCCCAGGTGCGCTGGCGGCCACAAAAAACGCCCCCATGGCGATAGAGCTGCATCAGGGCCACCAGATTTACAGCGGGGGTTTTGAGCTGATAGATCAGGGGCGTTGTAAAAGCGGTGATCGCTGCATCAAAACGCGCTTCCAATAAACCCTGTTCCACGGCCTCTTGATCTGCTTGGGGGTAGAACTGTACTTCGAGGCCATATTGGGCGAAAAAACCTTGTTCCTGGGCGACGAGCCAGGGGGCGATCGCTAAATTGGCCACATAGCCCACATTTAAAGTCTGCTTTTCTGGGGTAGGGAGGTCGAGGCGTGGCCCAGATTCCTCGGTAGCCGATGGGGCAGAATTTGTCGGCCAGCCCATCTCCGGCAGTTGGGCACAGGCTGTGAGGCCATAGCCCCAGGCGGCAAAGGCTCCGTATTTGAGTAGGTGGCGACGTTTCATCGGCAAAATATAGACAGACTCCCAAATTTTACGAGTTCCCCCAGGCGATCGCAATTTCTATGGGTAGATCTTCTGGCTGGCGATCATCGCGAAAATCCCCAGAGCCACATGATGACCCCAGGGATTTGCCTTAAGCTACTCTGCCTAGACCCTAGACGGCGGTGGCAGCGGGGGTTGCTTCTGTCTGAAAAAACGCCGCCCGAATCGATTCGGCCATCTGAGCCGGCGTCAAACCGTGGGCAACCTTCGCTTCAGCGGGGGTCCCATGTTCCACTAAGACATCTTCAACGCCAAAGCGCTTCACAGGCACCAGAACATTATTATCCTGGAGGGCTTCACAGACCGCCGAACCAAAGCCACCCATCAGACAGCCTTCCTCAAAGGTGGCCACTTTGCCAATTTGCTTGGCCAGGGGCGCGATCAGGTCTTTGTCGAGGGGTTTCACAAAGCGGGCATTGATCACCGTCGCACTGATGCCATGTTCGCTGAGGATTTCGGCCACCTGCAGGGTGGGGTGTACCATCGCTCCATAGCCAATCAAAAGGATGTCATCTCCATTGCGAAGAATTTCCCCTTTGCCAATGGGCAAGGGTTCCCAACCGTCTTCCATCAGGGGCGCTCCCACGCCACTGCCCCGGGGATAACGCATGGCGATCGCCCCGTCGGTGTATTCAATGCCCGTAACGAGCATCCGTTGTAATTCCGCTTCGTCCTTCGGGGCCATCACCACAATATTCGGAATCAGGCGCAGATAGGCAATGTCATACATCCCCTGGTGGGTTGGCCCATCAGCCCCGACAATCCCGGCCCGGTCGAGACAGAAAAAGACAGGGAGTTTCTGAATACAAACATCGTGGATAATCTGGTCGTAGCCCCGTTGTAGAAAGGTGGAATAGATCGCTACCACGGGCCGGATGCCTTCACAGGCCAGACCCGCTGCCAGGGTCACGGCATGTTGTTCTGCAATGCCCACATCAATATATTGCTTTGGCAATTTTTGTTGGAGTTTATCCAAGCCTGTCCCTGTGGCCATCGCTGCCGTAATGCCAATAATTTTCGGGTTATTTTCGGCGAGGGTTGTGAGGGTATGGGCAAAAACTTTGGTGTAGCTCGCTGGCGTAGGTGTTTTGGAGGGATAGGCTTTCCCCGTTGCCAGGTCAAAGGGAGATTGGGCATGGTAACCGACTTGATCTTTTTCGGCGATCGCATAGCCTTTCCCTTTGACTGTGGCCACATGGACGAGGGTCGGGCCTTTGG
The nucleotide sequence above comes from [Synechococcus] sp. NIES-970. Encoded proteins:
- a CDS encoding nitrate transport protein, NrtC like protein; the protein is MKRRHLLKYGAFAAWGYGLTACAQLPEMGWPTNSAPSATEESGPRLDLPTPEKQTLNVGYVANLAIAPWLVAQEQGFFAQYGLEVQFYPQADQEAVEQGLLEARFDAAITAFTTPLIYQLKTPAVNLVALMQLYRHGGVFCGRQRTWDSNIRAGIDYANFPEFAAAYRSYVRALPDKTFAVDDQYSVAAYLYRYWWAEMGFHPDRDLELLAFAPTELHHKLQAGVVQGYCSQEPWGQQAIANGAGFVQYLSGDVWQGHPGPVITTSAGWLETNPNTAKALIAATLEGCQYCQNPLNATTVGALFATNLGLEPTQIIALLGGEYFYGGIGDRPIPRRDSPIWFGQGGQLPTPDQANYCWQSHGLWLLTQMVRWQHFNLRTYPENALEVVAAAYPTEIYEEIAPAFGLRLPPEPLKSELHFIDQRAFLPNQVDSYLNQFEIRT
- the trmE gene encoding tRNA modification GTPase TrmE, which produces MNLGDTIVAIASAVVPNQGSIGIVRLSGEAALPIARQLFQAPGQQVWESHRILYGYVRQPQTQAIIDEALLLLMLAPRSFTAEDVVEFHCHGGIMPVQQVLQLCVEAGARLAEPGEFSLRAFLNGRIDLTQAESVAELVGAKSPQSARVALAGIRGKLAQPIRQLRDQCLDILAEVEARIDFEDDLPPLDETQIQRDLTRVLGEVAQILQTADRGELLRTGLKVAIVGRPNVGKSSLLNAWSRSDRAIVTDLPGTTRDVVESQLVVQGIPVQVLDTAGIRETEDTVEKIGVARSLAASQQADLVLFTIDAAAGWTAADQEIFQRLIGTTPHQERERPQPILLVINKTDIAQAENIVVPPQVQRVVKTAAAQNQGLDDLEQAIAELVQGGQVGAADLDFAINQRQAAALTQAQQALLQVQETITQALPLDFWTIDLRSAVQALGEITGEGVTESVLDRIFSRFCIGK
- a CDS encoding hypothetical protein (conserved hypothetical protein): MSRASIATKQLGGLAIATILYTGLGSLFQPVAQAQAAYGSYLGAGASVGVGADWNGEGHQLGAVLAARYKFLRSPISLRTQAFISSGSTAIVPTISYDMPLSWQLDAYVGAGYSFATGDKPSPVGDSNSLVIQPGLDYALPNSNTVIFTNAVWALDAYKGENSSALSLQGGLGLRF
- the dxs gene encoding 1-deoxy-D-xylulose-5-phosphate synthase translates to MHLSEITHPNQLHGLSIRQLEEVARQIREKHLQTIAASGGHLGPGLGVVELTLALYQTLDLDRDKVIWDVGHQAYPHKLITGRYNEFHTLRQKDGVAGYLKRSENVFDHFGAGHASTSISAALGMALARDAKGEDFKCVAVIGDGALTGGMALEAINHAGHLPDTNLMVVLNDNEMSISPNVGAISRYLNKVRLSDPVQFLTDNLEEQVKHLPFVGDSLTPEMERLKDSMKRLAVSKVGAVIEELGFKYFGPVDGHNLEELIRTFKQAHKAKGPTLVHVATVKGKGYAIAEKDQVGYHAQSPFDLATGKAYPSKTPTPASYTKVFAHTLTTLAENNPKIIGITAAMATGTGLDKLQQKLPKQYIDVGIAEQHAVTLAAGLACEGIRPVVAIYSTFLQRGYDQIIHDVCIQKLPVFFCLDRAGIVGADGPTHQGMYDIAYLRLIPNIVVMAPKDEAELQRMLVTGIEYTDGAIAMRYPRGSGVGAPLMEDGWEPLPIGKGEILRNGDDILLIGYGAMVHPTLQVAEILSEHGISATVINARFVKPLDKDLIAPLAKQIGKVATFEEGCLMGGFGSAVCEALQDNNVLVPVKRFGVEDVLVEHGTPAEAKVAHGLTPAQMAESIRAAFFQTEATPAATAV
- the ssb_2 gene encoding single-stranded DNA-binding protein, translating into MNSCVFVARILGEPELRYTPENTPLTQITVEVPALREGDPASQLKAIGWGDSLSQEIQQNYHDGDQVILAGRLTMNTVERPEGFKEKKAELVISQIQALGAGLPAMNNTSPSYTSPAVAAPVTPSNVVPINPMAAAPTPASVPSEPEPNLDDIPF